A stretch of Argiope bruennichi chromosome 10, qqArgBrue1.1, whole genome shotgun sequence DNA encodes these proteins:
- the LOC129989044 gene encoding protein obstructor-E-like: protein MNAFLILVALAGVVSAQRDDFDCPDNFGFYPHYRSCDKYWACENGTATLKICGNGLVFDDADPLRENCAYPFSVNCGDRTDLEPPISTPNCPRLYGIYENKENCRIFYSCWNGEASRYECPPGLAYDSEQRVCVWADLVERCDQLEVAEGFVCPDPSDVDQPGLYSRHAHPTDCRKFYVCIEGTARPYGCSLGTVFNVDSLQCDEPENVPGCENYYGDLDVKTLKKAQG, encoded by the exons TCTCCGCCCAACGAGATGACTTCGACTGCCCCGACAACTTCGGCTTCTACCCTCACTACCGCAGCTGCGACAAGTACTGGGCTTGCGAAAATGGAACGGCGACCCTAAAGATCTGCGGAAATGGTCTCGTGTTCGATGACGCCGATCCCCTCAGAGAAAACTGCGCCTACCCCTTCAGCGTCAACTGCGGAGACAGGACAGACCTCG agcCTCCAATAAGCACCCCCAACTGCCCTCGACTCTACGGTATCTACGAAAACAAAGAAAACTGCCGAATCTTCTACTCCTGCTGGAACGGCGAAGCCTCCAGATACGAATGCCCACCCGGCCTTGCCTACGACAGCGAACAACGCGTGTGCGTATGGGCTGATCTTGTAGAGAGGTGCGACCAACTCG AAGTTGCCGAAGGATTCGTCTGCCCTGACCCATCCGATGTTGACCAACCCGGCCTTTACAGCCGTCACGCTCACCCCACTGACTGCAGGAAATTCTATGTCTGCATTGAAGGAACCGCCAGGCCCTACGGATGCAGTTTGGGAACCGTCTTCAACGTAGACAGTCTGCAGTGTGATGAGCCCGAAAACGTTCCAGGATG CGAAAACTACTACGGAGATCTCGACGTAAAGACACTGAAGAAAGCACAGGGTTGA